A single window of Archangium lipolyticum DNA harbors:
- a CDS encoding DUF2309 domain-containing protein: MDTTALVDGWLDECRPKLPIQNPLWAYIHNNILINLEDRPFHEAVREAAALYRARPYETESFYRAELERGRIRRDCLDAVLASALPGSGKGRVERFLSDASVGNDVPPASLLRIAPRLDAEYHASYDRQLQDFLVPLVASFLDQGMAHWTNPYRTGALWGFFLASVHATPGWGFDWAGTLKARLEAHERAGRSVEAIIEAEVHEAAPVGRGAAYCLETLFALKGWSGMILRLEADPAIAPVEAPPASLKDWLAVMLVTTHALDAWLLERHGRTREELRARPFLAPETANLGRLHLWQEAYERSFAGDFLAHVESGLRPESREPQRGAPRFQALVCMDDREESFRRALESEACGVETWGGLGFFSVDMRFEAVGAARPTRQCPPVIEPSRTISEVPVDGEAQRLDRARRAGRAEGRALLSGFYHSRTLIRGFFISLALGLLSFLPLVMKVLLPSRMTRLRRAIQKRAFPHPKTRIALDVTGGYSLDEQANIVEGVLRTAGLTRKFAPLVAMIAHGSTNTNNPFRQAYGCGACSGNPGAPNSRSFAQMANRAEVRERLVARGLEVPATTLFVPCYHDTTTDLVELLDRDLLPAERLEEVRELMARLGRAARMNAVERCQRFGQAPRGSEVAAAQHVLDRGHDLAQPRPEYGHNRVAACIVGRRSLTERTSLDRRAFLVSYDPRQDTGGTLLRSAVLGSVPVAVNIAMDYYFSRVDSEGFGAGSKLPLNVVSLLGVVTGSKSDLRIGMARQMVELHEPMRILVLIEAETKDLLELVETHPRMRRMVWGGWMRLGRVDPSSRAIELWNGNGFTSWRELWPEFLTAAGDAAALPAVLDPRRDRPVEVYA, translated from the coding sequence ACATCCTGATCAACCTCGAGGACCGTCCGTTCCATGAGGCGGTGCGAGAGGCGGCCGCGCTGTACCGGGCGCGGCCGTATGAGACCGAGTCCTTCTACCGCGCGGAGCTGGAGCGCGGCCGGATCCGGCGCGACTGTCTGGACGCGGTGCTCGCGTCGGCCCTTCCGGGGAGTGGGAAGGGCCGGGTGGAGCGCTTCCTGTCGGATGCGTCCGTCGGCAACGACGTGCCTCCAGCCTCCCTGCTGCGGATTGCCCCACGCCTGGATGCCGAGTACCACGCGTCCTACGATCGGCAGTTGCAGGACTTCCTCGTGCCGCTCGTCGCCTCGTTCCTGGATCAGGGCATGGCGCACTGGACCAATCCCTACCGGACAGGCGCGCTCTGGGGCTTCTTCCTGGCGAGCGTGCACGCCACGCCGGGGTGGGGTTTCGACTGGGCGGGCACGCTGAAGGCGCGGCTGGAGGCGCATGAGCGGGCCGGCCGGTCGGTGGAGGCCATCATCGAGGCCGAGGTGCACGAGGCCGCCCCGGTGGGGCGCGGGGCCGCGTACTGCCTGGAGACGCTCTTCGCGCTGAAGGGCTGGTCGGGGATGATCCTGCGGCTCGAGGCCGATCCGGCGATCGCTCCCGTGGAGGCGCCGCCCGCGTCCCTGAAGGACTGGCTGGCGGTGATGCTCGTCACCACGCACGCGCTCGATGCGTGGCTCCTGGAGCGGCATGGCCGTACCCGGGAGGAGCTGCGCGCGCGTCCGTTCCTCGCGCCCGAGACGGCCAACCTGGGGCGCCTGCACCTGTGGCAGGAGGCCTATGAGCGTTCCTTCGCCGGTGACTTCCTCGCGCACGTCGAGAGCGGGCTCCGCCCCGAGTCGCGAGAGCCCCAGCGCGGTGCGCCGCGTTTCCAGGCGCTGGTGTGCATGGACGACCGGGAGGAGTCCTTCCGGCGGGCGCTCGAGTCCGAGGCGTGCGGGGTGGAGACCTGGGGAGGCCTGGGCTTCTTCAGCGTCGACATGCGCTTCGAGGCGGTGGGCGCGGCCCGGCCGACGCGTCAGTGCCCCCCCGTCATCGAGCCGTCGCGGACCATCTCGGAGGTGCCGGTCGACGGTGAGGCCCAGCGGTTGGATCGGGCACGCCGCGCGGGCCGCGCCGAGGGCAGGGCGCTGCTCTCCGGTTTCTATCACTCGCGCACGCTGATCCGCGGCTTCTTCATCTCGCTCGCGCTCGGGTTGCTGAGCTTCCTCCCGCTCGTGATGAAGGTGCTGCTCCCGAGCCGGATGACCCGGCTGCGCCGCGCCATCCAGAAGCGAGCCTTCCCCCACCCGAAGACGCGCATCGCGCTGGATGTGACGGGTGGATACTCGCTGGACGAGCAGGCCAACATCGTCGAGGGCGTGCTCCGGACGGCGGGCCTCACGCGGAAGTTCGCTCCCCTGGTGGCGATGATCGCCCACGGCTCGACGAACACGAACAACCCCTTCCGGCAGGCGTACGGCTGTGGCGCGTGCTCGGGCAATCCGGGCGCGCCCAACTCGCGCTCCTTCGCGCAGATGGCCAACCGTGCCGAGGTACGTGAGCGGCTCGTGGCGCGTGGGCTCGAGGTGCCGGCCACCACGCTCTTCGTTCCCTGCTACCACGACACCACCACCGACCTCGTCGAGCTGCTCGATCGGGACCTGCTCCCGGCGGAGCGCCTGGAGGAGGTGCGGGAGCTGATGGCGCGGCTGGGGCGCGCCGCCCGGATGAACGCGGTGGAGCGGTGCCAGCGCTTCGGCCAGGCGCCGCGTGGGAGCGAGGTGGCGGCGGCCCAGCACGTGCTCGACCGCGGTCATGACCTCGCGCAGCCGCGGCCCGAATACGGCCACAACCGCGTGGCGGCCTGCATCGTCGGGCGGCGGAGCCTGACGGAGCGCACGTCGCTCGACCGCCGGGCCTTCCTCGTGTCCTACGACCCGCGGCAGGACACGGGGGGCACGCTGCTGCGCTCGGCCGTGCTCGGCTCGGTGCCCGTCGCGGTGAACATCGCCATGGACTACTACTTCTCGCGCGTGGACAGCGAGGGGTTCGGCGCGGGGTCCAAGCTCCCGCTGAACGTCGTGTCCCTGCTGGGAGTCGTCACCGGCTCCAAGAGCGACCTGCGCATCGGCATGGCCCGGCAGATGGTCGAGCTGCACGAGCCCATGCGCATCCTCGTGCTCATCGAGGCGGAGACGAAGGACCTGCTCGAGCTGGTCGAGACGCACCCTCGCATGCGCCGCATGGTGTGGGGCGGGTGGATGCGGCTGGGGCGGGTCGACCCGTCGTCCCGGGCCATCGAACTCTGGAATGGGAACGGCTTCACGTCCTGGCGCGAGCTGTGGCCCGAGTTCCTCACGGCGGCGGGTGATGCCGCCGCGCTGCCGGCGGTGCTGGATCCCCGGCGAGACCGTCCGGTCGAGGTGTACGCATGA
- a CDS encoding proton-conducting transporter transmembrane domain-containing protein — MTPQLLTLFILAWAASIPLLLGAAQLTGLRLPERLVQGLAVAHATGVLFATFALCVVFVAGPSSMVEVSTPPLLVTHGYEWRAVLLIDRLSVTYLALVALIYPVIVHFSRPFFHREEGSQRYWFLVTLLAFALAVVSLAGNVDVLYLGWELVGVSSVMLISFFWRNLRSAQNSLRALIYYRLCDLGVLGAAMWIHHAFPSSEFSHFAEDAMVPSALGVAFALLFGTLAKSAQLPMSPWLHRAMEGPAASSAIFYGALSVHLGPLLLLRTSALWMPHPSVRIVMACIGLLTALFAAFVGRTRPDAKTSLAYATMAQLGIMYVEIAAGLHTLALVHLCANAGLRTWQFLRSSSLIQDFQDNPIVGTDVRLQRQSNLERLLPASLRGRLYLAASRLFWLDSIQWSFVARPFLGLFSWLAAMEDRLLGGSPSEQRSN; from the coding sequence ATGACTCCCCAGCTCCTCACCCTGTTCATCCTCGCCTGGGCCGCGTCGATTCCGCTGCTGCTCGGGGCGGCCCAGCTCACGGGGCTCCGGTTGCCCGAGCGGCTGGTGCAGGGGCTCGCCGTGGCGCATGCCACGGGGGTGCTCTTCGCCACCTTCGCGCTCTGTGTCGTGTTCGTCGCGGGCCCCTCGTCGATGGTGGAGGTGTCGACGCCGCCGCTGCTCGTCACGCACGGCTACGAGTGGAGGGCGGTGCTGCTCATCGACCGGCTCTCCGTCACGTACCTGGCGCTCGTCGCCCTCATCTACCCCGTCATCGTGCACTTCTCCCGGCCGTTCTTCCATCGGGAGGAGGGTTCCCAGCGCTACTGGTTCCTGGTGACGCTGCTGGCGTTCGCGCTCGCGGTGGTGTCGCTGGCGGGCAACGTCGACGTGCTCTACCTGGGCTGGGAGCTGGTGGGCGTGTCGTCGGTGATGCTCATCTCGTTCTTCTGGCGCAACCTGCGCAGCGCCCAGAACAGCCTGCGCGCGCTCATCTACTACCGCTTGTGTGACCTGGGGGTGCTCGGCGCGGCGATGTGGATCCACCACGCCTTCCCCAGCTCGGAGTTCTCACACTTCGCGGAGGACGCGATGGTGCCCTCTGCCCTGGGGGTGGCGTTCGCGTTGCTGTTCGGCACGCTGGCGAAGTCCGCCCAGCTCCCCATGTCGCCCTGGCTGCACCGCGCCATGGAGGGCCCCGCGGCCTCGAGCGCCATCTTCTACGGCGCGCTCTCCGTCCACCTGGGGCCGCTGCTGCTGCTGCGCACCAGCGCGCTGTGGATGCCGCACCCCTCGGTCCGGATCGTCATGGCCTGTATCGGGCTGCTGACGGCCCTCTTCGCGGCGTTCGTGGGACGCACGCGGCCCGATGCGAAGACCTCGCTCGCGTACGCGACGATGGCGCAACTCGGCATCATGTACGTGGAGATCGCCGCCGGGCTGCACACGCTCGCGCTCGTCCACCTGTGCGCGAACGCGGGGCTGAGGACGTGGCAGTTCCTGCGCTCCTCGTCGCTCATCCAGGACTTCCAGGACAACCCCATCGTGGGCACGGACGTGCGGCTGCAGCGGCAGTCGAACCTGGAGCGCCTGCTCCCGGCCTCTCTGCGCGGCCGGCTCTACCTGGCCGCTTCGAGGCTCTTCTGGCTGGACAGCATCCAGTGGAGCTTCGTCGCGCGGCCCTTCCTGGGTCTCTTCTCGTGGCTCGCCGCGATGGAGGACCGTCTGCTCGGGGGCTCCCCGAGCGAGCAGCGGAGCAACTGA
- a CDS encoding proton-conducting transporter transmembrane domain-containing protein, protein MVDTYLNLQGHGAGLPVAVPIRTPNWWSLSVGLIATVGVWVSPTRPLFVASWVLLFAWACVRAGMGGRERATRLPVLPLLAGLLTTGLALWGTPSQPLAALGAAVAGGVMPFHLWLESLRRRLGYQEFLLLLLCQPGVVWLHRFVEGNPTVLHGGLGNVLLVLFVVSALLQSGLGLVRREPARAITAITLSQSCLLMAGAFSGHVGWQAARTLLVATVAGTLVLLSVIGMLRDTYGIERLAPDNGLADVASDLHRLFLAMGWLFVGLPGGLAFFAEDLLFHALLERSTAATLGFLLASGLNAIVFYRVYLGLFCGNTRLELREALPPRTASRRRRVVLLTVVTALVLLGGLAPALFV, encoded by the coding sequence ATGGTCGACACCTACCTGAATCTCCAGGGCCATGGGGCCGGGCTGCCCGTGGCCGTGCCGATACGCACTCCCAACTGGTGGTCCCTGTCGGTGGGGCTCATCGCCACCGTGGGCGTCTGGGTGTCGCCGACGCGCCCGCTCTTCGTCGCCTCGTGGGTCCTGCTGTTCGCGTGGGCGTGCGTGCGGGCCGGCATGGGTGGGCGGGAGAGGGCCACGCGGCTCCCCGTCCTGCCGCTGCTGGCGGGTCTGCTGACGACGGGGCTCGCCCTCTGGGGCACTCCCTCGCAGCCGCTCGCCGCGCTCGGGGCCGCCGTCGCGGGTGGCGTCATGCCGTTCCACCTGTGGCTCGAGAGCCTGCGCCGGCGGCTCGGGTACCAGGAGTTCCTGCTGCTCCTGCTGTGCCAGCCGGGCGTGGTGTGGCTGCACCGCTTCGTGGAGGGCAACCCCACGGTGTTGCACGGTGGGCTGGGGAACGTGCTGCTCGTGCTCTTCGTGGTGAGCGCGCTGCTGCAGTCCGGTCTGGGCCTGGTGAGGCGCGAGCCGGCGCGGGCGATCACCGCCATCACCCTGTCGCAGTCGTGCCTGCTGATGGCGGGGGCCTTCTCCGGACACGTGGGCTGGCAGGCGGCCCGGACGCTCCTCGTCGCGACCGTGGCCGGCACCCTCGTGCTCCTGTCCGTCATCGGCATGCTGCGGGACACGTATGGCATCGAGCGGCTCGCCCCGGACAACGGGCTCGCGGACGTGGCGTCGGACCTCCACCGGCTGTTCCTCGCCATGGGCTGGCTCTTCGTCGGGCTCCCCGGAGGCTTGGCCTTCTTCGCCGAGGATCTGCTCTTCCACGCGCTCCTGGAGCGCTCCACGGCGGCGACGCTCGGGTTCCTGCTCGCATCGGGGTTGAACGCGATCGTGTTCTACCGGGTGTACCTGGGCCTCTTCTGTGGCAACACGCGGCTGGAGCTCCGGGAGGCGCTTCCGCCGCGTACGGCCTCACGCCGCCGGCGCGTGGTGCTGCTGACGGTGGTGACGGCGCTGGTCCTCCTCGGTGGCCTCGCGCCAGCGCTCTTCGTGTAG
- a CDS encoding alpha/beta hydrolase, with protein sequence MNHAEGTFESAGGLKLYYQRWLPDHGEPRTALAIVHGIGEHSGRFMNIVNHFVAQGHAVYALDLRGHGRSPGPRGHLMSWSEYIDDVRSFLALITANEPGRPLFLYAHSMGGLIGMEYVLRYPEGLSGVIISGPPFESAVVTPTLVLSALLLGKLRPLHPLKVNLVPEAMCNDPAVVAAYLADPLVHRQCTARWAFEALKVSGWINSHLPDWRVPLLLLHGEKDSVNPPGGARKVFDKVAYPDKKMHLVPGGYHEPHSDAGYEQVLQLVEEFVLSHLPASARPRATA encoded by the coding sequence ATGAATCACGCAGAGGGTACCTTCGAGAGCGCGGGTGGGCTGAAACTGTACTACCAGCGGTGGCTCCCCGATCACGGTGAGCCGCGGACGGCACTGGCCATCGTCCACGGGATTGGCGAGCACAGTGGCCGCTTCATGAACATCGTCAACCACTTCGTCGCCCAGGGGCACGCGGTGTACGCGCTCGACCTCCGGGGCCACGGCCGCTCCCCGGGACCGCGCGGACACCTGATGTCGTGGTCGGAGTACATCGACGACGTGAGGTCCTTCCTGGCCCTGATCACCGCGAATGAGCCCGGCCGGCCTCTCTTCCTCTATGCCCACAGCATGGGCGGGCTCATCGGGATGGAGTACGTCCTGCGCTACCCGGAAGGCCTGAGTGGGGTGATCATCAGCGGCCCGCCCTTCGAGTCCGCCGTGGTGACACCGACCCTGGTCCTCTCCGCGCTGCTGCTCGGCAAGCTGCGTCCGCTGCACCCGCTCAAGGTGAACCTGGTGCCCGAGGCGATGTGCAACGATCCGGCGGTGGTCGCCGCCTACCTCGCGGATCCGCTGGTCCATCGCCAGTGCACGGCCCGCTGGGCCTTCGAGGCCCTCAAGGTCAGCGGGTGGATCAACTCCCACCTCCCGGACTGGCGCGTCCCGCTGCTGCTGCTCCACGGCGAGAAGGACTCCGTCAACCCGCCCGGCGGCGCCCGCAAGGTCTTCGACAAGGTGGCCTACCCCGACAAGAAGATGCACCTGGTGCCGGGCGGCTACCACGAGCCCCACAGCGACGCTGGCTACGAGCAGGTGCTCCAACTGGTGGAGGAGTTCGTCCTCTCGCACCTGCCCGCGAGCGCCCGGCCGAGAGCCACCGCCTGA
- a CDS encoding methyltransferase domain-containing protein, whose translation MGESSNLALSFHDIDRTEAPRNAVRFLDSLNNTQQVQEIQRLTHRLLGVGEGSRVLDAGCGLGDVTREVARLVGQTGRVVGVDLSENMVAESRRRTEDPGLPVEFRVGDIHHLDFPDWSFDACRSSRVFLYLDDPCKALSELVRLTRPGGTVLLFEPEFDSWILNGPDRSVVRKLIHFWTDQLRNPWIGRQLPSLFHAQGLTHVTVTPVSASWFLPHLETFGLRAVLEKAIQAGVATRSEVEEWLRFMEEAERTGSFFGVMTGLVIRGVKPAT comes from the coding sequence GTGGGAGAGAGCTCCAACCTGGCCTTGAGTTTCCATGACATCGATCGCACCGAGGCACCCAGAAACGCGGTCCGCTTCCTGGACAGCCTGAACAACACCCAGCAGGTGCAGGAGATCCAACGGCTCACCCATCGGCTTCTGGGGGTGGGCGAAGGGTCCCGGGTGCTCGACGCCGGCTGTGGCCTGGGCGATGTGACCCGGGAGGTGGCGCGGCTGGTGGGCCAGACAGGCCGGGTGGTGGGGGTCGACCTGAGTGAGAACATGGTGGCCGAGTCACGCCGACGGACGGAGGACCCCGGGCTGCCAGTGGAATTCCGGGTCGGAGACATCCACCATCTGGACTTCCCGGACTGGAGCTTCGACGCGTGCCGCAGCTCCCGGGTCTTCCTGTACCTGGACGATCCCTGCAAGGCGCTCAGCGAGCTGGTGCGGCTGACCCGGCCGGGCGGGACGGTGCTGCTCTTCGAGCCGGAGTTCGACAGCTGGATCCTCAACGGGCCCGACCGCTCCGTGGTCCGAAAGCTGATCCATTTCTGGACCGATCAGCTCCGCAATCCATGGATCGGCCGGCAGTTGCCGAGCCTGTTCCACGCCCAGGGCCTCACCCACGTGACGGTCACGCCGGTGTCCGCGTCCTGGTTCCTCCCCCACCTGGAGACGTTCGGCCTGCGCGCGGTGCTGGAGAAGGCCATCCAGGCAGGCGTGGCGACCCGCTCGGAGGTCGAGGAGTGGCTCCGGTTCATGGAGGAGGCCGAGCGCACCGGGAGCTTCTTCGGTGTGATGACGGGCCTGGTGATACGCGGGGTCAAACCCGCGACGTGA